DNA from Stutzerimonas decontaminans:
AGCACTTCGTAACCTGCTGCGGTGAGCTCGGCGTACAGCCGGTCGGTGGCCTCGCGAACCGCCTCGTTTTCATACTTCATGGGCACCAGGGCGATCTGGAACGGTGCGAGTGCGTCGGGCCAGAGAATGCCGCGGTCATCGTAGTTCTGCTCTATCGCCGCTGCCACCACACGGGAGACGCCGATGCCGTAGCAGCCCATGATGAGCGTGGCCGGCTTGCCGTTCTCGCCCATCACCTGGCAGTTCATGGCCTCGCTGTACTTGGTGCCCAGCTGGAAGATGTGCCCGACTTCGATGCCACGCTTGATGACCAGGCTGCCCTGGCCGTCAGGGCTAGGATCGCCAGCCACGACGTTGCGCAAATCAGCGATCTGCGGCAGCGGCAGATCGCGTTCCCAGTTCAGGCCGAAATAGTGCCTGTCGTCGACATTGGCGCCAGCGCCGAAATCGCTCATCAGTGCGACAGAGCGATCAATCACGCAGGGGATTGGCAGGTTCAGTGGTCCGAGCGAGCCGGGGCCGGCGCCGATGGCAGCGCGGATTTCCGCTTCGGAGGCGAACACCAGTGGGCTAGCGACCTGCTCGAGGTTCGCGGCCTTGATTTCATTGAGTTCATGGTCGCCGCGCACGATCAAGGCGATCAGCTGGCCCTTTTCGACGCCATGGACCACCAGCGTTTTAACAGTCTTCTCGATGGCCAGATCAAACTGCTCAACCAGCTCGATGATTGTCTTGGCGTTCGGTGTATCGACCAAGCGCAGCTCCTCGCTGGCCGCTCCACGTTCGGTTTCGCGCGGAATGGCTTCGGCCTTCTCGATATTGGCGGCGTAGTCGGAGGTATCGCTGAAGGCGATGTCATCCTCGCCAGACTCTGCCAATACGTGAAATTCGTGGGAGCCGGTTCCGCCAATGGAGCCGGTGTCCGCCTGCACGGGACGGAAGTCGAGGCCGAGGCGAGTGAAGACGTTGCAGTACGCCTGATGCATGCGATCGTAGGTTTCCTGCAGCGACTCCTGAGACAGGTGGAAGGAATAGGCATCCTTCATCAGGAATTCGCGACCACGCATAAGGCCGAAACGTGGGCGGATCTCGTCGCGGAACTTGGTCTGAATCTGGAAGAAGTTGATCGGCAACTGCTTGTAGCTGTGGAGCTCATTGCGTGCCAGGTCGGTAATGACCTCTTCATGGGTCGGGCCGACACAGAACTCCCGGTTGTGGCGATCCTTCAGTCGCAGCAGCTCCGGGCCGTACTGTTCCCAGCGACCGGATTCCTGCCAAAGCTCAGCTGGCTGGATAGCGGGCATAAGCACTTCCAAGGCGCCAGCCTTATTCATTTCCTCGCGAACGATGGCCTCGGCCTTGCGCAGCGCGCGCAGTCCCATCGGCATCCAGGTATAGAGGCCGGAAGCCAGCTTGCGGATCATTCCGGCACGCAGCATCAGCTGGTGGCTGATGACCACTGCATCAGATGGGGTTTCTTTGAGGGTCGAGAGCAGGAACTGACTGGTGCGCATGTGGCCGTTATGTCCTTGCAGAGGCTGGAATTTAGCTCGGCATTGTACGGCGCGCGGGATGCGGCGTATAGGATCGACATGGCCGCTGGGCTGGGTGTTAAAACGAAGAGCCCGGCTTTCGCCGGGCTCCGTTTTGCATCGAATGAACTGACGCCTGGGTTACAGGATGCTCAGTGGGTATTCGACGAATGCACGGATCTCGTTCAGGTCCGGGCTGTAGTACTCGCGCATATCGCTGTTGGAGCGATAGATCGAGTTACGCAGTTTCAGCGACAGGTCTTTTGCCGGGCCGCTCTGTACGACGTATTGGACCTGGTTGAAGAACTCGCGCTCCTTACCTTCGCCGGTGCCGGTGTCTACGTTGTCGCCGTAGACATAGGCGGTTTTCCAGAACAGACCTGGAACGCCGTAACCGCTGAAGTCCAGCTCATAGCTGGCCTGCCAGGAGCGTTCGTCCTTGGAATTGAAGTCGGAGTAGTAGGAGTTGGCTACCCAGATGGAGCCGCCGCCGTCGCCGATGTCGTAATCGTAACCACGATCACCGCTGACACGTTGGTGAGCCAGGATGAAAGCGTGCGCGCCGACAGAGTACTTGGCGGCCAGGCTCCAAATGGTGTTGTCGTGCGATTCGCGCGCGCCGAGCTCATCAACCGAGCCGTCGTCGTTGAAGGTCGTGTCCGCGGCTTGGACATAGTCCTTGTCGTAATCGGAACGGTAAATGTTG
Protein-coding regions in this window:
- a CDS encoding proline--tRNA ligase; its protein translation is MRTSQFLLSTLKETPSDAVVISHQLMLRAGMIRKLASGLYTWMPMGLRALRKAEAIVREEMNKAGALEVLMPAIQPAELWQESGRWEQYGPELLRLKDRHNREFCVGPTHEEVITDLARNELHSYKQLPINFFQIQTKFRDEIRPRFGLMRGREFLMKDAYSFHLSQESLQETYDRMHQAYCNVFTRLGLDFRPVQADTGSIGGTGSHEFHVLAESGEDDIAFSDTSDYAANIEKAEAIPRETERGAASEELRLVDTPNAKTIIELVEQFDLAIEKTVKTLVVHGVEKGQLIALIVRGDHELNEIKAANLEQVASPLVFASEAEIRAAIGAGPGSLGPLNLPIPCVIDRSVALMSDFGAGANVDDRHYFGLNWERDLPLPQIADLRNVVAGDPSPDGQGSLVIKRGIEVGHIFQLGTKYSEAMNCQVMGENGKPATLIMGCYGIGVSRVVAAAIEQNYDDRGILWPDALAPFQIALVPMKYENEAVREATDRLYAELTAAGYEVLLDDRDKKTSPGVKFADMELIGIPHRIVISDRGLADGALEYKHRRDAQPQPVATADILSFINSRAHR